A segment of the Flavobacterium azooxidireducens genome:
ATTTTATTTAATAATTTCATTTTGATTTGTAAAATGTTCCATTGTAAGCACTACACGAACAAAATTATCTTCAATTTCAACCGGATATTCACCTTTTTTGATGATTCGATAGTCGGGATTAATTTCTAAAACAACCATAACAACATAGTCCATTTCAAAATCAAAATGTTGAATAAACTTTAGTTCTTCATTTTCAGCCAAAGTGTTGTATGGTTTGCCAAAAAACAGCGTTTGATCGTCTTCATCGAGTTTGTTCAAATCGAGTTCAATCATCATTTGGCGTTTTTCCACTTTATAAAGAGTGTATTTTGGAAAGGGTAAGCACATTATTCTGTTGTTGTTAAGGTGAATGTAATTTCTACTTTGTCTTTGGTTATGTTCATTGGGTAGGCTCCGGGAGCAATCTTTGTATATCGTTTATCTATACCTAAGCTTCTGATGGTTTGATCATCTAAAATCAAAGGTTCTTCTTGAATAAAAACAATTTCATCGTTGGTTTTTATTTCTGAAAATAATTTTCCTGCCATATTCAATTCATCTTCTTTTGACAATTTTGAAATTGGAATTGTAATGACAAAAGTTGATGGCGTTGTTTTTTTTGCTGTAGTTTTCATAGCTGGTTTGCCTAATCGTGAAGAAGATGAACCAATTGTAAAGGAACAAGTACCTCTGCCCGTGCAATCTCCACTGTGTCTGCCAATGGAGAGTTCTGCTTCAACCGGAGCAATTTCGGTTTGTGCCTGTGCTAAAAATGAAAGCAATAATAGTAATAAAGCGAGTATGATTCGTGTCATAATTCTATAATTTTACATTAAACAATTGTGTCAATTCGTTAAAAATTGGTTTTGTAAAATTACTTTGAAGCGAAATGGTGGCTTTACACTAAAAGTGTAAAAAATGTTAAGGTTTGATTTTTTAAAATAAAAAAATCCGGATTAACCGGATTAAAGTTGAACTATTTAGTGTTGACAATACTATTCATACTGCCAATTATTGTCTTTTTCTTTTAGTAATTTAACTATTCCTTCAATGTGCTTTTTACCGTAAACCACTGCGATTTTGTTATGGTTTGATTTTACTATTCTTTCTATAATTTCTTCATTTCTAGCATCTAAAATCAAATAATTGATATCGCCCTTTTTCCAAGTTGCACAACTATATCTTTCTTCAAGTGGCGTATTAAAGTCACATTCATCAAGCTCAATTTTACCAAACTTAATTTCATACATATCGATTAAGGCATTCATGGGTAAATCTGCTCTTACATCTTTATTCAAATCTAATCCCAAAAGGGTTGGTTTGGGCTGGTTTACTAGTTGGTACTTTGGATTAACTTTTATATTACCAATTTTGTTTTCAATTGTATCTAAAATTCCTTTTTCACTTAGATGAACACCAAGTAATTTTCTAGCTTTTAGATTATAAATTTTTGCTTCTTCATTTGTTAAATCAACATCATACATTGCTGATTCAAATAGAAAATGAAATCCTAAAGCTCTTAAGGAATCTATTTTAAATTTTACATCATCATAAAACTTTTGTTGTCCAACATGCTGCATTCCAATAATAATTACTTTTTTATTCCCATCAGAAATTATAGCTGTTTTTGCTGTTTCTTCATAAACCCCAATTTTTTCCAAGACATAATTCCCACAGGAAATTAAGGAGAAACAAATTGTTATTAAAAGATAGTTTTTTTTCACTGTTGTTAATATAAATGTTTTTAAATATGTGTACTATGTTTTTGCTTTTGGACTTTAAACCTTATTTCTTTGTCTTAATCTCAAAATTATCCCACTTTTTATTTTTGTTTAAAAGTTGCTCATACTCACAAATATTCTCTTTATCAATCAAAACTCCGTTTACAGATAAAATTTTATCATTCAATTGAAAAGTTGAAAGGCCTTTTCTTTTGGTAATTATTCTCAGCTCATTGGTTGGATCGGCAAATACTTTGTAATCAAATTCAAAAGAACTTATGGTTGGCGAACTTAACTGTATTGAATTTCTTTTGAAATAAACTTTTTGCAAATCATAATCCACAATCCAATTGAAATTTTTGATAAAAGCTGTACCAATGTTATTATAATCTCCTTCAAAAGTTGATGTTTTTAGATAAGCTGTTTCATACGTTTCATCGGCTATTTTAAAAGATGAATTCAATTTAATGAGATTATTGGCATTGTTGTGTTTTCCATTTGCCAAAGACAATAACGCCCCATCATATTCTGAAAACGGCAACTCACTTTTAATCTCTGATTTACTTGAGACTATTATAGGAAAACTTGAATTTCCGGTATCAAAAAGAAATGGTTCTTCTACACCATTTATGGTTAAATAAACCAAAAAATGACTATTGCTTTTTATAAACTTTGTTTTAACTTCCTTAAACCCCATTAGTTTTCTAGTTTCTAACTCACTTTTTTCTAGAAAAACTATTTTTTGTTCATCAAAATCGAATTGTAATAAGCCTCCATTAAAAAGTATAGGTAAAGGATAACTTCCAATTAATCCTTTTTTTGAATTTTCTCGACAATTTGAAGAGGAATGATGAAGTACACCCGTTGCATAGTTTTTGAAATCAAACATTTGTGATTTCATGTTTACCGCAACCAAACTATTTTTAACGGCTGATCCGTCAGGTAATTTTGTTTTGCCAAAATTTACTTTTTGTTTGGAGGAGTAATTTGGTATTAACAAAGTATCGAACAAGATGTTTTTTGTAGCACCTGTATCAAAAATAAGTTTTTCTTCCACCCCATTTTCAATAACTACATTAACATACATTTTATTTCCCTCTAATTCAAAAGGTTGCTCTTTGTTTGTTTTTAATACTTCTTCGTTGTTTATAATTTTATACACATTACAGGAAGATAAAAAAGTAATGGAAGTTAGCAATACTAGTGATATTTTGAATAATTTGTTTTTCATGGTGAATAGATATTTTACATTTCGATTTAAATACAAAACTCTTTCATAAAGAGAGGGTTTTCTTAATAGTTTTTAAATGAGATTATTTGTTTTTACTAGAAATAAAATATAAAACCCATCCAATTACAACACAAATTATAATAAAAATTGGTGTGATTGCAGGATCATTTGGGTTTTTAATTCTTTCATACCAACCATCCCAAACTATTCCTATAATGAGAATGATTGTTAATAATGCTATACTAAATAAACTTTTTTTTGGTTTCATATGTATTTTACTGTTTATTTTCTAGTGTCTTTTCATTAACAGCGACCTTTAAAATTATTCAGCAAACCGTTCTTTTAAAACATCCAAGCAAACACAATACAATTTTATTGATATTCAATCTCTTAAAACCCTCAAATCTAATTTTATTAAGTTTATCTGTGTATGTTGATGTGTTTATAAAAACGGTGTAAGACTTTCTGTTTTCGATAAACTTCTCATCAAATCCAGATTGATTGATAAAGAACTCTACATAATTTTTCAAATCTACTTTTTTGTTGATTGAATATTCTTTGCTTTCTATGTTTTCTAAAAAAATTAGCGGCTCTTTTATACATTCATTTTTGTTTTCAGTAATATATTCAATCAAAAAGCCTTGCTGATTGAATATAAATAAATCTGGAATTGTTGTTAAATTTAAAGAGTCTAGTTTTTTGAATCCGTCTAAATCTTTTATCAAAAGCAAATCATCCTCAGGAATAGAAATTCCCTTGTAATAGTTTTTTACATCAGAAACATCCTTTTTTTCAACAGAAAAACTTCTTTTTGTTTGACATGATGTAAAAAAAAGAGGGATAACAAACCCTCTAATTTAAAATTATAAATATAGTTCACTATTTTTTATTGATTAATTTCTTAAAAACACGTTTTCTAAAAGCCCTCAAAATCTTCAATTATACTTTTCAATTCATCATAATTTACACTTCCAGTAATTTTTTTAACAACTTTACTTTTTTTAATAATGTAAGTTTCAGGCACCGTATAACTATCAATCCATTCGTCAGGTCTTTTTCCGTTTAAAGAATTTAATATCGCATTACGATAAGAAATGTTTTCAAAAGTTATATCATTCAAATACTTATTTTTATTTAAAAAATTAGACAATTTAAGCGAGTCTTTATCAACTGATAAAAAATAAAATTCAACATGGCTTTTCTCTTTTTGCAATTCTTGAAAAATTGGAAATTCTTCTATACAAGGTTTGCACCAAGTTGCCCAAGTATTTAAAATAACTAAGCTATCACTTGAAATTTTATTCTTATAAAAGTTTGATTTTTTAAAGTCAAATTTATTATTTCCAACAAAATCGTCTTGCCGTCCTATTCTAACATTTCCTATTTGGAAACCACAATTTTTTAAAAAAAGAACTATCAATAATAAAATAATTGATGTGTAAATAAATTTTTTTTTCATATTTATTAGGATTTAAAAACTGCCTTTTAAAAAAGGCAGTTTGTTTTTAATTTATTTAGTAATTTGAAAATTCAAATAAATTTTTCCATTACTATTAACTTTATATTTACCTTTTCTTAACTTATAAGAAATGCCTTGTTCTTTAATTTCAACATCCTCTTTAATTTCAAATTCACTTACATCATCAATTTTAGCTAATTCTTTCTCGCTCAAATTCAAATCTACTTCAACTAAAGTATCTCCTGTAGAATTGTTTGATGTTCTAGCACTAGTTAGATATGCAAAACATAAAGTTACAGTTGAGCTATATGGATGTCCAAAAAACTCACCTTTTATAACTCTTGTAACACAAACTACTGCAATTCTAGCTTGTGTTTGTGGTGGTGTTATCATTAATTTATTTCCATCAATAACTGAATATGTTCCTTTTGGAATTGTTACATACTCACCTTTGTTAAGTGTTGGTAATAAAAAATCTTGTGTTACTTGCAATTCTTTTTCTTTTATTTTTTCTTCAAAAATAATTTCAACTTCTTCTATTTGTCCATTTATTGAATTTGTCATATTATGAACAGAACCATAATAGCAAGTGGTTTGAGACCAAATTTGAACAGAAAAAGGACCAAGACCACAACACGATGTTGTTATACAAAATAATTTTGTACGAATATTATTTTTACTTAATTCAAAATTTTCTAATTCGTTGTAAGCAAAGAGCTCAGATTTATTATTTTCTAATTGAACTTCCTTTGTGAAATCTTGAGCATTCCCAACAAAACTAAACATAACCATAGCAATTAAGCCAAATACTAATTTTTTCATGATAAATAATTTTTAAAATTTATTAATTAATTGTTTTTTTAAACATCAAATAATTCTGCAGTAATTTGATGTGGTAAAATTACAATCATGAAAAAAAAGGGTATTACACTAAAAGTGTAAAAAATGTTAAAACCAAAAAAAGTAAGAACTTAAATTAAATTTAGCCTACGGCATTCCAACAACAAATCTTCGTCGTTGCCTTTTTCTATGCCCAATAAATCTTTGATTTTACTTTTTCTTTTTTTAATCGTGTCTTGCGAGAGATTTAGTTTTTCTGCAATGGTTTTAATTTGATAACCTTCTGCAATTAGCTGGATAATCTTTCTGTCTATAGAATCCAAAAGTCCATGGCTGAGGAGCTTTTCTTTGAGATTATTAATAACTGTTTCGCTATAATAATTTTCGCCCTTTTGAATAACTTCAATGGCCTTGTTCAAGTCTTGTGGTTTAAAATCACTTTTTACTAAAAGTCCTTCGGGTTGGACTTTTTTGATTAATTCAAACAATCGGATGCCGTCATAGTGAGAAGTTAATACCATTATTTTAGTAGAAGGATGATGTTTTCTAACCAACAAAGCTACATCTTCGCCCGAATACAATTGTTGAGCCTCAAAAACCGGAACACTATAATCAAGAAATGCAAAATCAAACGTGCCAAATTTTTCAGGTTGAGTTATGATGTTATAGGCTTGTTCACATGAATGAGCGTCTGTAGTTTCAAGAACAAAGTTCTGGTTCATGCTCAATATTGCTTTGTATCCCTCCAACATCGCTTGATGGTCATCGAGCATGAATAGTCTGACTTTCATAAAAAATTGGTTTGTTGTGAAAGTAAAAATTTAAATCGGAATTAACAAAATTATTTTTACACCTTTTCCTGGTTTTGAGTCAATTGAAAATTGTCCATTTAACAAATTCACTCTTGTTTGCATATTCTTTAGTCCAATTCCGGTTCGTTTTATCGAAGTATCAAAACCTTTGCCGTCGTCTATAATTTCAAGATTCAACTGGTTTTCTTTGTGAAACATGGTGACAGTCACTTTTTTAGCCTCAGCATATTTTTCTATATTTTGCAAGGCTTCCTGAAGTATTCTGTATAGGTTAATTTTTAGTGACGTATCCATTAAATTCCATGGGATGTCGTCGCTAATTTGTAAATCAAAATGCAGACGGGCATGATGTTCTATTTCCTGAAATAATTGATTGATTACCGAAACAAAGTTGCTGTTTTCATTAAAAACATTTGAGTTAAGTTCGTGAGAAATAGATCGAATTTCTTTTTCCACGGCTTGAATTCCATCAAGTTGAGCTAAAAATTGATCCGTTTTTTCACTGTTTTCCGTCATAATTAATGGAAATAAGTTCATTCTTACGGCAGTTAATCGTCCCATTACACCATCGTGCAATTCCATTGAAACGCGTTGCTTTTCCAAACGCTTTCCTTTTTCAATTTGTTGTTGTTGGTCTAACATTAATTGATAGACTTCTTCGTTGGCTTTTTGATTTTCTTGAATTAATAACAATTCTTTGTTTTTGATTCTTTGTTTATGAATTTTAAACCATAGAAAAAACACTAAAAGAAGTAAGGTACTAAAGCCAAAAATAATCCAAAATCTTCGCACAAGCAATTGGTTTTTGGCTTCTACTTCATTTTTTTGTGTGGCTAGTTCATCGGTTTCAAATTCAATTCTGGCAAATTTATCTCTTGACAATCGTTCTACGGTTTGTAAACTATCGGCTAATTCAATTCTTCTTTCCAAATAGTCTTTGGCATTCTGAGGTTCTATTTTAGCCAACAAATCCAAGGCCGCCAATTCATCATCAAAAAACTGGGTTTGATGCCCCATTTGTTTAGCCGCTAACGCATGCGTTTTCGCTTTTTCAAATTCTTTTAGATCAAAATAATATTCGGCCAAATGAGCATTATTAACCATTTGAATGGGAATATTATCAATACTATCGCCTATTTTCAAGAGGTTCTGAAATTCTTTCCATTGGGTTTTATCGCCTAATTTGTATTTCGAATAGGCTAAGTTTTGCTTTAAATAGCAGTAAATAATAGGATCAGTTTTTTTATAGTCATCAAACTTGAATGCCTCTTGAATTAATTCAATTGCTTTTTTAAATTCATTTTGTTTGATGTAAACTTTTGCAATATAATTGTAGGGTTGAGCTTTTAAATATAAGTAGTCATGTTCATTAGTAAGGTAATATGAAGCTTCTATAGCTTTTTCAAAATAATGAATTGCTTTGTTATAATTGTTTAATCCAAATTGTGAATTTCCTAAAGTTAAGTAATTGTTATATAAAATATCATAAAACTCATTCTTTTTTGCAATATCCAAAGCTCTTATTGAATAAACTTCTGACAAAACATAATCTCTTTTGTTTAATAAAATAATTGCTTTTATATTTAAAACTTTAGCATAGATCCATGAACTATTTAAATTTACAGCTCGTTTTTCTGCTTTGTTAAAAAAATAATAAGCACTGTCATATTTAGTTTTATTGTAGTAATAATTTCCTAAATTATAATTACCAATTGCAATATATTTGTTGTTGTTTATGTTTTCTGCTTTTTCAATTAAGTCATAATAAATAGAATTACATTTTTCTAAATTACCCTCTAGCTCATAAAAATAAGCTAGTTTGTGATATTGTTTTAAAAGAATAGTATCAATATCTTTTTGATTTTGTATTGTAACTTCAATTGAATTTGCAATTTTTAATTTTTGTTTTGGATCAATTCTATCATTTTCTAATAGAGAAAACAAACTATCCGTTTGATTTTTATCATAATAACTAAAAGTATCTTTTTTTTGGTTGCAACCAATCAAAAAGATACTTCCAATTAAAATAGAAAAAAGATGCCTTTTCAAAAAATAGTTTTTTTCAAAAATACGAAATTAACTTTATGGTTTTATACTTCCATCTTTTATTGGTTGGTTCTCCTCATCATTAGCCAAAACCTCCACCTCTTCCGCAATAGAATTATAAATCAATTCATCTGATTCATCGGTGGTACAAGAAACAAAAAAAGAGAAAAAACTAACAAACAATAACGAAAAGAAAACAGTTTTTAAATTATGTAGTGGTGCATTTTTACTAATTGATTTCATGATATTACATTTTAAATTTGACAAAAGATTTTGTTGCAAAACCATTGAATAACAATAGCTTGCTGGTTTTTTTAAAAAAATTCGGGAATTCCTTGTACTTGTAATATTACGGTGTAAAACTATTTCTATTTAACAGTTTGGTTTTCCCCAAAAAGTGTAGGAAATGTTAAAATTTAATTACATTTGTAAAAAAACCATTTCCTTTAACAATGACTAAAACATTTGTAATCGGTGACATTCACGGAGGTCTTCGAGCTTTACATCAAGTACTCGAAAGAAGCCAAGCCACAAAAAATGATACATTAATTTTCTTAGGTGATTATGTTGATGGGTGGAGTGAATCGCCTCAAGTAATCAATTTTATAATCGAATTAAGCAAAAAACAACCTTGTGTTTTTATCAGAGGAAATCACGATGAATTGCTTCTAAATTATTTAAAAACAAACGATTATAATCAAGAATGGTTTAAGCACGGCGGTCAATCAACCATTGATGCGTATGAAAAAGTTTCGCATGCAACTCGGTTAGAACACATCGATTTTTTAGAAAATCAGTTAAAAGACTATTATCTAGACGAACAAAATAGATTGTTCATTCATGCCGGTTTTACGAATGTGAATGGGATAGCTTTTGAGTATTTTCCAAAACTATTTTATTGGGATAGAACATTGTGGGAAACCGCTCTTTCATTAAATCCAATGCTCACTAAAGAAAATCCTTATTATCCGAAAAGGTTCACTTTATACAACGAGATTTATTTGGGACATACACCAACCACTCGCATAAACGAAACCATTCCAATAAACAAAGCCTGTGTTTGGAATATTGATACTGGTGCTGCTTTTCATGGCCCACTTACCATTTTTAATGTTAATTCTAAGGAATACTGGCAAAGCGAGCCCTTGCCACAACTTTATCCAAACGAAAAAGGTAGAAATTAGTAGTTTAATGTTAAAACAGAATTGTTTATATTTGTGAAAATTTTTTAACGATGAAAAAACTATTTACATTTGGATTGATTTTGAGTGGTTTCTTAGCTAATGCACAAGCTTATAGCGGAAAAGGAGACCAAAAATTTCAGGTAGGGGCCAATATTCAAGACCACGGAACCGGAATTGTTTTATTTTATGACCACGGAATTGGCGAAAACATGTCAGTTGGTGTACAAACAGGATACCTTTTAGGTGTTGATGAACCTGCTGGATTCGAAGGAGCTAAATTTGAAGACCGCTTTGATTTAAAAGCTCGTTTTAACGCAAATCTGGGTAGCGTAATTGGCCTACCTTCAAATTTTGATGTTTATCCTGGTTTAAATTTAGGATTAAGAAACTTTGGTGGCCACTTAGGAGCTCGTTATTTCTTTTCTGATGGATTTGGCGTGTTTTCAGAAGTTGGTTTTCCTATTGCAAAATACAAAAACAAAATAGAGGGTTATGATAAATTAAATAACCAATTCCAATTTAATATTGGTGCTTGTTTTAATTTATAATTTGAATATATAAAGTGGCTATTACCGAAAAAAAATTAAGAGACCGCAGTGATTCTAAATGTGAAATTAGTGGTCTAGAGGAAGATTTGGTGGTTTACACTGTTGCTCCCAAAACAGAAGAAAGTTTAGAAAACAGTCTTTTAATTACTCAAAATCTAAAGAATCAAATTGAAAATTCGGAGACAACAAATCCTGAAGATTGGCGTGGTTTGAATGAAAGCATGTGGAGCGAACATTTACCGGTGCAAATTGTGTCTTGGCGGATGTTAGCTCGATTAAAAAACCACGATTTACTGGAGATGATGTATTTGGAAGAAGATGCCTTAGAATGGGCAAAAGCAACCGGAGAAGCCGATGACGACGAAGGTAAAATCATCCATAAAGATTCCAACGGAAACATCTTGAAAGATGGTGATTCTGTGGTTTTGATTAAAGATTTGGATGTTAAAGGTGCCAATTTTACAGCTAAAAGAGGTGCCGCTGTTCATAATATTAAATTAGTTTGGGATGATGCAAATCTTATTGAAGGAAGAGTTGAAAATCAAACTATTTTTATTTTGACGCAGTATGTGAAGAAAACGAAATAATTGATACGATTTTCACGCATTTTTGTCATTCCGACGAAAGAGGAATCTCATTAAGTTGGAATGACAAGATTACGAAGTAAAAACCCTGCTAAACATCAAGTTTAGCAGGGTTTTCGTATTTAAAACAAAACAAACAGTCTTAATTGGGTTGAAGTTCCACCGTTAGTAGTTCTGGAATAACATGGCAAACATCAGCAGTTACAACAATTGGTTCTGAGGTAAATGTTTGATAACCTTCTTTGGAAACTGTTACCACATACGTTCCAACTCGTTCCCAAGCTCCAATAAAAACGGGAATTTCATTATTTGGTAATTGCTCTAATGTTTCCGTGTAAGTTCCATCTTGTGCAATAACCATAACTCCTGTTGACAAAACTTCATCAGTAACAGCATCTTTAACAGTAACGTTTAAACCTGCTAAAGCCACTAGAGTACAGTTTACATCATCATCATCATTATTGCATGACGTTGCAAGAAATAAAGGCATACAAGCCAATAGTAAAAAAATCTTTTTCATTGTTTATTTTTTTTGGTTATTAAATAGATGCTAAAACAATGAAAAAGTTGCGTAAAAAAACCCTGCAAATTTTATTATTTGCAGGGTTTTAAATATTGATGAAATAAGAATTATTCTTTTTTATAAACTATTCTACTACCTTTCCACGCATTACCTCTTCTCGACATACCTACAAAATCCATGGAAAGTGTTTCGAAATCAGTCAAATCAGTAAAATCAAATGCTTTTACATACGAAAGAGGATTACTCCAGTCATTTATATTGCTAGACCAGCTACCATCACCATTAATAGTCCATTTGAAACTAATTGTACCACCCCAATCATAATCAAGTACATCTACAATCTTTTTTTCATTTGTCTTTCGCTGTGTAAGATCTATGTAATTAACATATACTTTTTGTGGTGTTGTTAAAATATAAGTCATTTTTCTTGGTGTTTTGCCAAACCGACTCAATAATGTGTTTACACCATTCCAAACTCCCTGTTCCCAAAACTGTTTATTAATTTCCTTTGCTTCAATTTCAATATCATTCATATTTCTTAATATTGGTAAATCTATAAATTCTTGTATTATGATATCCTCTTGAAAAGGTGTCTTTGGAACAAGAAAATCACTTGATGGAGTCCATCCTGTAGCTACCATATAAGAAGCAGAAAAATTATCATAGAATTTACCATCATAGTAGTACAATCTTTGATTATTGGACGAAGATGTTGGCATGGCATTATAATTTGGAATTTGATTTTGATAGGTGATTGCAAACATTGCTTGATTTATAACTAGTGCTACTTCGTCTGTGTTTCTAGCATACCACCAACAACAATTTTTTCTTTGATGCTTTACTTTTACACCTATAGATGTGTAAACTAATAAGTTTTCATTCCAATATTTAGTTTTTACTCTATGATTACTACTATGGTATGAATGGCATTTTCTACTTGTCCCGAATGGATTCCAACCAAATATTCCTCCACTTTGAGAATCACAAGGCAGTAAATTTTTCATATAATTTTTCATACTCTCCGTATGATTAGGAGAGGGAGTTGTCCCAGAGCCTACTGAATAACTTCCTCCACCACCAAAATTATTTCCATAACAATCAGAATTAACAAAATCATTATAAAAAATAGGATATTGTTCATATGGCTGAATTACATGAACTTGAGAACCACAACCTCCAATGGTTTGAGGTGCAAATCTTTCAATTGTTGGGGTTACTTGTACCAATCCTCTTTGAATAGTATTTGGATCAGGGATATTAATCTCATTAATATTATTCTCTAATATATAAACATCTAAATCAACTTTCTTGTCTAGTTTTACTCTAAAAACTCCTTCATGAGTATATCTATAAAGTTTATCTTCAACTACAATCTCTCTTTCAAAGTTTAGCAACCCTGCAAAATAATCATCACCTAATTAAATCATCATCTGG
Coding sequences within it:
- a CDS encoding TlpA family protein disulfide reductase — translated: MKKKFIYTSIILLLIVLFLKNCGFQIGNVRIGRQDDFVGNNKFDFKKSNFYKNKISSDSLVILNTWATWCKPCIEEFPIFQELQKEKSHVEFYFLSVDKDSLKLSNFLNKNKYLNDITFENISYRNAILNSLNGKRPDEWIDSYTVPETYIIKKSKVVKKITGSVNYDELKSIIEDFEGF
- a CDS encoding response regulator transcription factor; amino-acid sequence: MKVRLFMLDDHQAMLEGYKAILSMNQNFVLETTDAHSCEQAYNIITQPEKFGTFDFAFLDYSVPVFEAQQLYSGEDVALLVRKHHPSTKIMVLTSHYDGIRLFELIKKVQPEGLLVKSDFKPQDLNKAIEVIQKGENYYSETVINNLKEKLLSHGLLDSIDRKIIQLIAEGYQIKTIAEKLNLSQDTIKKRKSKIKDLLGIEKGNDEDLLLECRRLNLI
- a CDS encoding tetratricopeptide repeat-containing sensor histidine kinase; translation: MKRHLFSILIGSIFLIGCNQKKDTFSYYDKNQTDSLFSLLENDRIDPKQKLKIANSIEVTIQNQKDIDTILLKQYHKLAYFYELEGNLEKCNSIYYDLIEKAENINNNKYIAIGNYNLGNYYYNKTKYDSAYYFFNKAEKRAVNLNSSWIYAKVLNIKAIILLNKRDYVLSEVYSIRALDIAKKNEFYDILYNNYLTLGNSQFGLNNYNKAIHYFEKAIEASYYLTNEHDYLYLKAQPYNYIAKVYIKQNEFKKAIELIQEAFKFDDYKKTDPIIYCYLKQNLAYSKYKLGDKTQWKEFQNLLKIGDSIDNIPIQMVNNAHLAEYYFDLKEFEKAKTHALAAKQMGHQTQFFDDELAALDLLAKIEPQNAKDYLERRIELADSLQTVERLSRDKFARIEFETDELATQKNEVEAKNQLLVRRFWIIFGFSTLLLLVFFLWFKIHKQRIKNKELLLIQENQKANEEVYQLMLDQQQQIEKGKRLEKQRVSMELHDGVMGRLTAVRMNLFPLIMTENSEKTDQFLAQLDGIQAVEKEIRSISHELNSNVFNENSNFVSVINQLFQEIEHHARLHFDLQISDDIPWNLMDTSLKINLYRILQEALQNIEKYAEAKKVTVTMFHKENQLNLEIIDDGKGFDTSIKRTGIGLKNMQTRVNLLNGQFSIDSKPGKGVKIILLIPI
- a CDS encoding metallophosphoesterase family protein, yielding MTKTFVIGDIHGGLRALHQVLERSQATKNDTLIFLGDYVDGWSESPQVINFIIELSKKQPCVFIRGNHDELLLNYLKTNDYNQEWFKHGGQSTIDAYEKVSHATRLEHIDFLENQLKDYYLDEQNRLFIHAGFTNVNGIAFEYFPKLFYWDRTLWETALSLNPMLTKENPYYPKRFTLYNEIYLGHTPTTRINETIPINKACVWNIDTGAAFHGPLTIFNVNSKEYWQSEPLPQLYPNEKGRN
- a CDS encoding DUF6646 family protein; its protein translation is MKKLFTFGLILSGFLANAQAYSGKGDQKFQVGANIQDHGTGIVLFYDHGIGENMSVGVQTGYLLGVDEPAGFEGAKFEDRFDLKARFNANLGSVIGLPSNFDVYPGLNLGLRNFGGHLGARYFFSDGFGVFSEVGFPIAKYKNKIEGYDKLNNQFQFNIGACFNL
- a CDS encoding PhnA domain-containing protein translates to MAITEKKLRDRSDSKCEISGLEEDLVVYTVAPKTEESLENSLLITQNLKNQIENSETTNPEDWRGLNESMWSEHLPVQIVSWRMLARLKNHDLLEMMYLEEDALEWAKATGEADDDEGKIIHKDSNGNILKDGDSVVLIKDLDVKGANFTAKRGAAVHNIKLVWDDANLIEGRVENQTIFILTQYVKKTK
- a CDS encoding carboxypeptidase-like regulatory domain-containing protein translates to MKKIFLLLACMPLFLATSCNNDDDDVNCTLVALAGLNVTVKDAVTDEVLSTGVMVIAQDGTYTETLEQLPNNEIPVFIGAWERVGTYVVTVSKEGYQTFTSEPIVVTADVCHVIPELLTVELQPN